ATCACATATCGCAGGGAAAAGTTAACAAGAATGGCAAAGTTGCGATGGCCGCGTGCGATAGCGATGCTGGTCCGGAGTTGAAAGTTGTTGTACGGTCGTTTCTTAGAATAGTGAAATAAACCCACACATTATCTCACATACAAAGTTGCTGATATTCTCTGTTCGTAATGGCTACCTAGAATTAAGAACTACACCAGCCCCAATTACTTAGCAGCGTGCCATATATTTCCAATTGGAATCGCTGCTACTATTTGGAACACCACATAACTTTTGTGATAGCTAACATGTATTTAACGCTAAATCATTGTTTCTACTGCGGTGGTACTGGTACTGGATTAGGAGAATTGGTGGCGCTTTTACTACGCTGCTGAAGATGGTTGAGCACGTAACTTAATGGTTCAAGTAATATCTGTATATAGATAGTTCTTGTGTTAGAAAGATAATTACCGAATTGCAGCTGTCATACAAACAAACCCACGCATCTCATACACTTTTAACGCTGAGCCCAACTGGCTTTTTTTAACTGGAGAGGAAAGGATGTTACTTACCTATTTAGGAAGGACACAGTCACTACATAAAATTACTTGCGGGTCCCTGAGCAGGTACATCATGGAGATGATTGCTACGGTAATAATGCAAGGAGGCTTTTGTGCGTTCATAGTCCAAGGGCCAATATTTATCCTTAAGAGGGTAAGGGGTGTCTATAGATGGACCATTCGGTGGTATAAACCAGTAATTTGCAGCAACGTGGAAgttatttttgttgctACCAAAAGAGGTAACCTCATGGAACCAGCCAGCGGGCAACCAAAGCATTTCTCCTGGGCGTAAGTTAACAGTAATCCTGTTTGCCTTGCTGAAGAGCGGCCAACGCCTTTCAATTTCTTGCTTTACatcattttgaagttttagGTCCTTCATCTCATTCACATGAACGGCAGCAACGGGGATGTGAGAGAAGTGAGGGGGGTCTACATTTTCAGTCACCTTCGgctcttcttcatctttatcaacAATAGCTTGAAgttgttctttttctgttgGTGACAAGGAATCTGCTTCCATTTTTAGTCTATGTGCAGCAACTTCTGCTACAATGGCGCCATCTTCCCGTAGTTCTCTCCACAATGGGGCATTCTCATTCCGTTGGTAATTAATGATACCTGTTTTCAAAACAGAGCAGACATCACCCTTGGTGTACATTTTGATTGCGTCAGCTGGGGAAAAAAGTGTGAAGCATTTATGACCCTCAATTGGGATGTATAGATTGTCTGCGTGATCGTGGTGAAGTCCGGAAGAAGTACCACCGCTAGGGAGATGACTGCCGAACCCAAGCCGTGGATCTGAGGGGTTATATTTCTCCATAGTAACATGATTTTCCACAGAAGGGGAAATGCGTCCAACCCACAAGTTGATTTGTTGAGGCAAGAGATAGGGTAGAAATTCCGGTACCGGCGGGGGCAAGCTGTGAATCACAGATGTTAGCGGCGCCTGATAGAGCTCCCTGACACGCTGATTTGCCTCTTCCACGTGAAGTGGGCCTGTAGAGAGTTGTGCAATTGGTTCTTCTGTTGAGAAAAGGGCATCGTAATCATCTTTTATGCcatcaatatcatctgTATCGCTACTGGCGTCATCGTCGCCACCGTCGCCACCGTCGCCTTCTCCActaatattttcaatagcAGTGATGAAAGTCTCACTGTTATCCCCCTCATTATCTGTGTCATCAGGATTGGCTTCAATTTCAGTGCCTTCGGCGTCTGCTCTACTACATTTGGAAGCCACAGAAAAATCACTCTCATCTTCCTCAGATTCCTGTTCTAGATCATCTTCAATGTATTGTGTAGTGAGGTAAAGTTCATTATCTCCTCCACTTAGCCGTTCTATAAATTCCTTCAATGTCATCTTTAACCGCTTTTTCCCACTGCCAAAACCACCATCTACTTTTTGCTCAACTTGTAACAGCTGCTCTCCAGAAAGCGTCTCTAAAAGTGTGCCACTACTTAACTTTTGCCAGTCGTACCCCCTATTGTTCCGTATTCTGATCTTACAAGGCTTGCGCCCAACAACATACGACTTGTGAAAATTTAGCATTTCTTGTTCGCTTAAAGGTTCGTCTATCTCGTCTATCTCTGTTTCCCGCTCTTCTGGAACATAACCTTCGTATCCACCAACAATCTTTGCATCGATGTCGACGGATCTCTTATTCCTAGAAGTCTCCTCTTCTATTTCTATAACTCTTTTTGGCATTTATCACTTAAgaaatttttgttgaggCAACCTGTCCACCTATCTGTTCGATTGTGCTAACGCAATAATAAATGGATCAAAGTatctttaatattttgtcCTCGAGGCACAAGTACCAGATTTCAAAACTCACTTTTCACGTATATCTGACTTTTTTGAAGGACATGCTTACAACGTATATAATGAGTTAAACGGCGAAGCGACTTGCataatttgatttttccaaaaaaggaaatttcTCCATTGTTTTCTTGACACCCACTGCAGCGATTGTTTCCATAACCATGCGCATGTTCCCCTTGTTCCTTTAAAACGGTGCTGGTTTACGCTTCCCTTTACAGCAATCACGAAAATCACGAAAATCACAAAAGTGCCTCGAGgaacaattgaagaaggCAAATAACGATTTTGATGGtacaaaaataacaaacctacaaaacaaaatttgtaggcatttttttaaaaagttgttagGCTTCTGCAGTAAACTTGATTTGGTTTGGTTTACCTAACCGCCAGAAATCCTCTCTTTCGATATTGAGATCTTACCACTTGGTATCTctgaaatttttatttcaaagGGCGGTGACGACGGCGGCGGCGGCCGCCGCCGCGTTTAGGAAGACAGTGGAGACTACAATTCGGAAACAAAGTTAATGAATACAGAGATGAACAACAATAATGTGGTTGCAACGGCTGCTAACTCCCGAAGTTGCGTTCCAAGCGCTCGATTGTTGCGCTTTCAAGATGGCTGATTGCGAATACtatgaataaaaaacaattaaagaATAGGGATAAACTGGTAAAAAAAAGGGTTAAAGTGCTTCAggattcaaaaaaaattatgaTCCCAGTTATCTCCGTTATGCAGTTGCTGGTTAGTTTATTTAACTACAGCCTAGTGGCAAACTGACACGCTATCGGGAAATAAAGTGGCAAggagaacaagaagaatgTACCGCTTGTTGTACTTGaaggatattattaattataACAATAAAAGTCTACTACTTTTCGGCGTGAGAAATGTTGTGAGGTGTGGATGAATATTGTTAACTCAAAACTGAGTTTGTATGTATTCGCTGGAGTGGTTATGATTATTTACTTAAATTGGTCGTGAGGGCCGAGTAAAAAGATACAAGGCGTGACAATGTAGTAGATAGACAATAGGATCTTTTTAGTGAAACGAAATCCGCAACAGGGTAAGGAGAAGTCGTAGATATTAGTAGCAGATGGAAAGTGTGGGCATTCTTTACCTTGATAATACGaaagcagaagcagaagcaaAAGCAGCGATGGCCACAGTAgcagttttttttcctGAAGCAAGTAGAAAATGGCAACACTAGCGTAATCTCTTCACCATAACTTGATCCATATCGAAGAAGTCTATATCTAATACTGAGGTACTTCTTTTGGTGTGAGTTGTTACCTGTAGTTGCGAATGGGAATTTTGGTTCTGGATCGGAGGTGTTCTCTGCTGGGGTTGCACAGGGCCCTTTATCTTTTGAATGGCAGCGGAGGTTATCTCCGGTGTAGATGATGTTTCCGAAATCAACTTTGAGCAAGGAAGAAccgcagcaacagcagacGTATTAGGTGTAGTAGGCGTTGGAGGTACAAAATTCTTAACTGCCGGTAGTTGGAAGTGGTTATTGTTAGGAGATGTGTACCCCAATGGTGTAACTCCCCGTCTCTTTGCTATTTCTTCCTTACAGTTGACGTTCGATTCATATGTTGCGGTGAGAGAGGGTGATCTTAAGTGAGGCAAACAGTCTTCTGTGGAGCGCTTTTCTTCCTCAGTTATCCTGCTGTAGTAAGCAAACAGACAATGCATGATAGGATTAGTTTGAATACTGCCGTCTTTGGTGGAATATTTTAGGTTAAAGCTCGACGGAAACCGTTCTTCAGACTCAAGCTGTTCAAGCCACTGATGGCAATTATGATGAGATTTGGATCACTGGTGCACTGGTTGTAGTGTTGGAATTCGCCAAGATTTTCAAGTCTTAAGGCGCAAGTAATAATCGTAACACTGGCGAGAGCAATTGCACTTGAATTGTAGTTATAATTTAGATTTGGATCAAAACAAGACAATTCACATAAAATCATGGCCCCATACTTGAGATCATTGAGGTTCAAGCTTCTGAAATTGAGCTTCGCTATCTTAGTCTTCAGAAGAATATCCACAAAGGAATCATGAGTAGGTGCCGAACAAACAGACCAGTTTAAACTCTTTAGGATGTGTAGCTCCATTTCCTTAAACTGCTGCTTCGTATACTGGTGGCAACAAAGATTTTGCAGGCTAGGAATACGAGGCTTCTTGTCGGCAAACTTAGAAGCTAACCACAATGCAGTGAGGCCAAGCAACTGATAAGTTGGCGACTTAACAATTATCTTGGAACAGTAACGATCCATGATATTGTAACATAAAAAGAGGGTGGACGAGGAAAGACCTAGTCGAGTATGACAACACATTATAAAATCAAAGATCAGCGTGCGCATCTGCACAGTAAGTTCAGGCTGTGACTGGAAACTAGTCCATGATGACCTAGTCttgttttccaattcaatcAGGTGCTTCAATATGTCGATGTTATATTCTTGGCAGACTGTCTGATGGGCAACCATTTCCATATGGATCAGTCGCGGATGTAAAGCCTTGGTATTCCAAACTGACCTTCTAATTGATGCTAGCTGCAACAATGACTGCTTCTCAATCGATGTGCTTGTACAGTTCATGATTTAATTGTGTTATGCAGAGGATTCGGAGGAAATAAATTGATATGAACAGACCAGCTGGcaatgaaaatgatgatattgatgattattattaattcGTTTAATGCAAAGGGTTAGTGCGTTGCTAGAAAACAGGCTTGGTAAACTTTGAACAGATAAAAAGGGATGCTCACCAGAATATTGTGCTAATAAGCACCTCGAGTTGCAGAAAGACCaaaaaatcgaaaaatAACAAGAGCCCTCCTTGATTTTTCAGTAATGTATCTTTCCTGTACCAACAACGTAACGATGTCAAGTCTCGACCCCTTTACCTTCCAAGCAGCTGGCTGTTAGATCTAAGCAGGCGAGAGCCGATTGGTTCAAACCGGTGTTTGCAAAGCGGAGGCAAACGTTTGCAGTTCGTTGGGATGTGTGCGCGGGTGAGGGggggcagcagcagatcTTCAGGAAGCGTTTCAGATGTATGGATCACCAACTGACCGGCGTGAGTGTGTGTGTGGACACAGATTCTCCAAAGATGTGCAGCAGCTTATAATCTCCTTATTCCTCGTTCCCGCAAAATAAAACGGCGAGAGTATGTCGAGGACTAAAGGACAAGTGCTTATATTATTAGGTGTATGTGTGTGGTGAGGGGCTGTAAGTAGTGCTCAAGAGAAACAGTATATGAGAGTTAGACGGGGACAGTGGTTAACAACGAAGGCGTTCAATCGAGATGGTGGTGGTTGATGGCGGCAGACCAGAAGGAGAGGGGCGCGAGATCCGGCGTGAGGAAGTAATGCTTCTTGATAATTCGTTGTAACAACCAATGTGTCAAAGAAGATTGAAACAGACTGAAACTTGAAGAAATGCTAATACTtatataaatgaattagaatttataaaagaaaagaaaagatcTATGTTGAAAGGACATGACATGACATTCCACGACAGGAGATAAGGTTTTTTACCATAAATACACGTATTATACTCATTATACAGCTACTGGTGTAAACGTTAGAATGTTATATAGCAACTTCACCAATGCAACCGCTAGGCTGCCTGTCTGTTTGCTCAATTACGGCAAAGGGACGATGGCGAAGGAGGGGGTAGCATTAGGCCTATCAGGGCGCCTACCTCCAATTCTATTACTGTCTGAGCCGGACCGGGGCCACCTTTGGATTCTTTGGGGGGTAATAAAGGGAGTTAGAGACAACCAGAAGCTGCAGCTGCGTGTTCCCACTCATGCGCACGCTCGGTAAAACTGTCATATTGAGCAATTCTGCTGTGCcctaatttttcaagtgcagatagatattgaaaaagcaAGCTGAAACAAAGACCAAGAACAAGCCGAATGGTGATCCCCTTCCTCCATAAGAGGTGGATCGGGGCTGCCTCCACCTGGACAGCTTAGCTACGAGACGGATCTTGGATATATAGCCCCAAAAGCATTAGTAGGCTACATATTAGTACTTAAAGATCATAAAACTAAAATTAGTGCGGTAAGAACAGGCACCGAAGTATTTCTGAACAGAGAGCACAAGAATCTAGCAACGCCCACGCACAGTCCTCCCAGGTCCCTTAAGGCGGAAAGTAAGAGAGAGTGTGTGTTGTGTGTCTGGACTTCATAACAAAGGGCAttagcagcagcaacttAAACTGTATATAGCAGTGTCCGTATGTATGTAGTACGTATTATTGCCCCACCGAGAAGGAATGTACGTCGGCAAGGCAGGTAGGGAAAGCAAAGCAAACAGCTGCTGCTTTGGGCAGGCTGCAAAGCGCTTAGATGGTCCAGTTTTGGAGGGATATAATTAGGGACAATGACATATACCCACAGCTTACTAAGATGGATAGATACCAACCAACTTCGTTAGTAGAAAATAGGAGGGAAAGGATCAGATCCTTGGTCGGTAAGTAGCAGCCCGCACCGGCATTTATCAACCTTACGAAACCATACCCAATTGGGGCTACGTTGTtaagaagaaatcaaatcAAGGCAGCTTGGCAGTGTGGGGCACCTAAGACCTGGCAAAAAGCCTCCCTCGTTTTACCAGAAAAGGTAAAAAGTATGGATGCCAACAGAGGGCAATACCGACCGCATCAgtaattaaaaatgaaaattccCAATATCTTTGTGGTGTTTCCTATGGCGATGCGAATGCGGTGCTTATGTGTTAGCCTTCTTTTGGAATGCAGACACACTTACGCTCGCAAACCAGTTAACACACAAATTACGCATATATTTTACGATTACATCAGTGCATTGAACTGCCCAATGCACTGACACAGGTTTATTCAGACAGCTCAAGAAAAGGCAAACACTTAATGCGTCTTGTTACTTATATGATGGCGAAGAAAAGGGAGGAGTAGCCAATTAAAAGATGTGCTCTGAAACCAAGAtctgaaaagtttttatttttgtgtTCATTTTCgtttttcatatttttacaGCTTTTTAAGTTTTTTCCCGCCTAGAACTGGCGTAATAATAGCCTTAATTTAGAGCCTTCCTTTAGTTTTACCAAGTTTTACCCCCCAACTTCTTCCCTGCAGAGATAGTTTTGTAGGTAGTGGTACGGTGGTCGCAAAAGGGCCGTTATATACGTCAAAATGTGTCATTAGTACCGGTACTAATAGCCGTGGGAAGGAGTGATTTGTTTGGACAAACGTTTGTATGGGTAGTATCTTGGAACGATGTAGGTGGTGACTTTCGTATATAATTTCAGGTCAGGGACATTGGCAAGCCACCTTTTGGTGCTCAACAGCTTAATTAAGAGAAGTGCCTGGCACGCTGGAAGTAGGCAATGTTCTTAGTGGAAGTTGTCTCGGTGGTCTTCTTTATATGGAGCTGTGGGGGGTTGTGTGTTAGACATTGGTATGTCACGTGATGCAGATGGTGATAGCGGTTTTGAGgatttctaaaattttcGCAGGCTCaaactgaaaaattggaCTTTGGTTGGAAAGAAAGCGACACCAGGCTTGAgaagttttcaaaagtgTAAACAAGTGGCATTATAAGGCAGATCCAACCGTCATTCAAGGTAAGTTGTATTTGCGAGGATGATTGGTTCTAGATTAGCCAATGCGCAGGTGCTACGTGTATGGCAGCGTTGGCAGTCAATGACAGCAGGTCAGGTTGCATCAAGATCCGGGTTGGTTcagttgaaagatttaTTGGCGAACGAATGCAAGAACAATACTGATGCGGGActtattttcaaaagttttcgTGAGCAACTTGAAGACATGATAGAGTCCAAGGTGGTAGGTAATGTGAGTTTGTCTAGGTCTAACGATCTGACTGCAGAGCTTAATGTATTGCTCCACAAAACCCAGAAGGAATTGAATGGGGATCAGGGCAGTATGAAAGTTCTTCCACCTTCCCCTTATGAGATTCTGAATGTGCTTATTAATTACAAATTGGCGCGGCATAGCCATTTTGAGCTGGTTATGAAGAATCTCCTTCTGGAGAATCAACCGAAGGAAGTGCTTGGTGTGTGGATTAATTACCTGGAATCTGGAATTGTTACATCACGTACGAATGTGAAGCAATTCCAATATCAAATTATCTCTTCATATGTGTTGTTGGCGTACCTGTTGGTGGAGCCAACTGTTAATGTAGATGTCCTTTTGCAATTATTGAGGCTGGGGGATGGGGAATACAAGGAACTTCCGCTAGATCATGCCGATAAACTTACTCAGCAACTAAGCCTACCCCCTGATGCGCAGGATGtaattcaaaaaaaccTGGACTTGCTTATAAAGCAGATCATGGTGGATCACaaatcatattttttaaacGAAATGTTGCCAAACATTCAAAAAGTTGGTACAGTGCTAAATTTGTATGAAAAGTACCTCTCTTTGGGGACCCAGTTGGATTACGAGATTGTATCAGGCTTCCTGGTGCGCCTAGCTAAGTTAGGAAAACCTATGCGGGCTATAAGTTACTTCAATGAGCTCACCAAAATCTCTTCTACGGATGTAGCCTTACCATTGAAAAACAGTTTGTTACTTGTAGTTTCGTGCATGTTTAGTCCGCCCCATCAATGGGAAATCAAGTCGCAGAGAATTGAAGCTATTTGGAATTCCTATATTAAAACGGATTCTGTGGTTGATATTTCTTCGTATAAGGCCTTATTAGAAGCATTGATTAACATTggtaatattcaaaaacttaaGAAAGTTTGGGAGTTTGATATCCCAGAAGAACTAAAAAATGATCTGGACTTACAACAACTACATTTACTTGGTCTTGCGAAGGATAAGAAGACTACgtttctttatttgaaaaaggtCTTGCCTGAACGGATCACATCATTGGAGTTGGTGAATGAATTGTTATTGAAAATCATTAAATGTGAAGAACCTATATCCGAGTTTGATTCTTTTTACGGTCGTGTATTCAAGGGGAAGGATTCTCTTAAACCAAACAACATTACATTGGCGATCCAGATGTATGCCAATTACAAGAATGCCTCTGATCATAGTAAATTCAGCTATTTTGAAGTCGTGAAAATACCAAGACAATTTCAGCAACAGGTCGTGGAGGCATTTTTAGAAATTTGCTCAGAACTTGAGCCCATCAGACATTTGTATAATGAAGTTAAGAATAGCAATTACTCTGCTCGCTGTATTGGAAAGTTTATTGAAGCTGAGTTTGCTTACGGCAGCTGGGAACATGCTGAAAcaatattcaaagaatttgTCACTAGTACGAAGAAAAAACTTTGATCAACAAGGATGTCTTAGATCCAATTTTTGATGGTTTTTCCAACATGATGCAGAAGCTAAATGATCCAAAAGTTTTAGCAAAGTTAAGGACCTACTGGCTGGTCTTCCAAAACGTTCATCATGAAATTAGTTTTCATTCTATGGCAAAATTGGTACGTGCGATATCGGAGCTTGTAAAACAGAAAACTAACTTTCTGGACGATGATCTCAAGTTTATTAACAATTCGATATTCCCTGAGTTGGTTAAGATGAAAATTGAGAAGAACTTTGTTATCGATGctgaaattttgaaacatttAAAGTTGGATGCTAAGCTAGTTTTACCCAATGAACTGTTGTAAATTGGATGGCTTTGATGTAATGTGTACGTCTAAGCTAGTCATGTATATAGATGCACGTCCTATTTGCTAGCCCGACCTACGCGATgatatcatttttcaagGAGCTGATGGGCGAAGCGATCTACAATGATACCTTCCTTGCACTGAAGTTCCCGGGCTGCAGCAATTGTCATAAGGCAACATTCTGTCTTTTGTAGGGGTTCCTAATTTATCTCAAGAGCATTTATGAAACGCCTCACTTATATATACCACGTAGTTACACTTAGtcttaaatatttaaatcGATCGTGGTATTTCCTGGGAATTCAAGATCTACGCATGTTATTTTCAGCGGCACAAGGGCAGAATAGCCAAGTGTATGCTCAATTAAGATAATAGATATATGTGAACAAATTATATACAATGTTAGGGAATAATAAACGTGGTATGATCCCTCATTAAAAGCAAACAAGGGTTGCAATATTGGTAGGTATAAAACTAAACCAGCATATTCCGCAGAGAGTCTTTTGGACTCCGTGATTAAATTATTGCTTGTTGTCAGGGAAATATTCATCCCAAATGGGCTTCACCCACCGGTTAAACCGATCTTTCGCATTACCCAAATTATCCAACGCTGGTCTCACATCCAAGTTGAATGTAGGTAATCCCTCTTCGTCATCAGGACCGCCGTAGAAATCTATGACGTACCGCACTTTGCGGTAACCCGGGTTCTCTGTATCCGTTGACATAGGATCGGGCCTCAAAACGATCCAGTCATGTCTATCGAAGGGCAGTTCACCGCAAAATTTACTTGGGAACAAAGTGCCCAGTAGATGGTACCAGCGTGCTCTTGGAGTAACCTGACTTGGTTTCCCCATGAACTTCAACAGTTTAGGGTACCTGGCAGTAGCCTCTATATGGGGCTTCTCCCAGTCTAATATTTCCTCCCAGCAACCCTCGTTCAAATAGTTGTGGACGAACACCATCGACTCAACAGCATCCTCAGGAATCTCCTCCCCAGTGTTAGGGTCTACTTTGCCCTTGCGAACCATGGCGTTGTACATCTGTTGCGGAGATGGATACTCCCAGAACTCTTCCTTGCCCATCTGATCACAAGAACCCTTTGGAATGCTGCTTGTAGTACGGCATGTCGGTAAATCAAGCTTTTGGCCAGGCTGCTTCCTGTCCGATATAAAACTAGGCACATTGTTTAGAGGGTTTAACCCCACGTTTTGCCCCCCCTGATGGATCACAGGGCAGCTCGAACTCTCAGCTGGCGTACCTTCTTTAACCACTGGATATCCAGATGCTGTCTTAGAATTGCTATGTATAACCGGACAACCAGAAACTGCACTTTCCTCCACGCTTTCGCTGCCACCACGTTCTCTAACACTGGAATCTGCCCAAAACCAACCCATACTCCCGTTAAAcctataaatatataactaGCACACAACCAAACTAATCTTATTACTTCCACGAAGTCTGCGACCTCTGGTTATATAAGATGCGTTTAATCAAAATTCTGCGATGAGCGAAAAACTGCCTTAAGCGGGGCGATTTCCCCAATTTGCTTGTAGCATTTATATCTCCCAGCTTATATGGGCTAAGCAACAGTATATCAGCCTGATTGTTGGACTACTAAAACAAGTGAACTTGCTACATACATTTCAGATCAATCCAAGAGCGAGCTGGTTCATATTTGCGTGATCTAGGTGCATATTACGCACATGTGTGTGGATGCATTTTGGTGTTACCCGGCCTTTAACATTGCTATTGAAAAGCCAACATTTTAGAACGGTCTTTTGAAGTCTCCTATAGAAGGATTTTGGGTGAAGATCCACACAAGAATATATGCAGTCAAATTTGAGTTTTGGTCTTGCAAAAACTTGTTTACGAGATGGAGTCGCATTTAGAACAAAATTTAGGATTGGGCACGAGCTCTATGGCGCCTATAACTCAGAAGTTGCCATATTTGATCTCTAAAGAGCTTTCACAGAAGGAGTCTCCCACGATCAAGCTCATCgatttaaatatatctaGCTTGCCTGAAGACGCGGTTGAACTATTACATTCTGTGGAACGGTTATCATTGCAGAAGAATCTTCTGAAGACGTTGCCTGCGGGTTTTATGAATCTTACTAAGTTGCGGTACTTGGATTTACATGGCAACCTATTAACAGGAATACCAGTTGTCCTTTTGAAATGCCCGCACTTGGAAATTGTTGATCTGTCATCAAATGATATTTCCAATCTTCCATTAGAGTACTCGACACTATGGGCGAATAATATAAAGGTGTTGTCACTAAAGAATAACAAGGTACGGTCATTAAGAGATTTGTATCCGATTATAACTCAACTGAAGGCATTAACAATTTTAGAGATTGATGGCAACGAAATTCCAAAAGAGGAGCTTGATCTTGTGACTAACCATGTGCCTGTAAGTACTTATCCACCAGAGGAGTATTGGCTGCTGGCGCTACGGAAGTACTTTCAAGATTTCCCTATTGTTGCTACTGGATCCAACGTAACAAACCCCAAGATGACTCGTGCAGCTAAACGCATGGGATTTATTAACACTGAAGAAGCGTCTTCTAACGCACAACCTCCAGTAGCGCAAGATTTAGAATTAATATCacattcaaaatataatgattATTTCAAGAGACTGTCTGTGTCGCCCGATGAGACACTGGCGTCTAAGCATGCCCATTCATCCTCAGAGACACGGGTGTCCCATGAGGACTTGGTTGTAGGTTGTAGGAAGCTGCTGTTTTCATTTACTGAGTGCCAACAGAATATTAGAAAAATAACTTCTTTGTGTGCAGATAAGTCAGTGGCTGTTAACATGGTGTCTTTGCTTTATACTGTCCGTTCGCATATTGATAACT
This Eremothecium cymbalariae DBVPG#7215 chromosome 5, complete sequence DNA region includes the following protein-coding sequences:
- a CDS encoding uncharacterized protein (similar to Ashbya gossypii ADR385W), translating into MPKRVIEIEEETSRNKRSVDIDAKIVGGYEGYVPEERETEIDEIDEPLSEQEMLNFHKSYVVGRKPCKIRIRNNRGYDWQKLSSGTLLETLSGEQLLQVEQKVDGGFGSGKKRLKMTLKEFIERLSGGDNELYLTTQYIEDDLEQESEEDESDFSVASKCSRADAEGTEIEANPDDTDNEGDNSETFITAIENISGEGDGGDGGDDDASSDTDDIDGIKDDYDALFSTEEPIAQLSTGPLHVEEANQRVRELYQAPLTSVIHSLPPPVPEFLPYLLPQQINLWVGRISPSVENHVTMEKYNPSDPRLGFGSHLPSGGTSSGLHHDHADNLYIPIEGHKCFTLFSPADAIKMYTKGDVCSVLKTGIINYQRNENAPLWRELREDGAIVAEVAAHRLKMEADSLSPTEKEQLQAIVDKDEEEPKVTENVDPPHFSHIPVAAVHVNEMKDLKLQNDVKQEIERRWPLFSKANRITVNLRPGEMLWLPAGWFHEVTSFGSNKNNFHVAANYWFIPPNGPSIDTPYPLKDKYWPLDYERTKASLHYYRSNHLHDVPAQGPASNFM
- the CYC3 gene encoding holocytochrome c synthase CYC3 (similar to Ashbya gossypii ADR382W), with the protein product MGWFWADSSVRERGGSESVEESAVSGCPVIHSNSKTASGYPVVKEGTPAESSSCPVIHQGGQNVGLNPLNNVPSFISDRKQPGQKLDLPTCRTTSSIPKGSCDQMGKEEFWEYPSPQQMYNAMVRKGKVDPNTGEEIPEDAVESMVFVHNYLNEGCWEEILDWEKPHIEATARYPKLLKFMGKPSQVTPRARWYHLLGTLFPSKFCGELPFDRHDWIVLRPDPMSTDTENPGYRKVRYVIDFYGGPDDEEGLPTFNLDVRPALDNLGNAKDRFNRWVKPIWDEYFPDNKQ